Genomic DNA from Gilliamella sp. ESL0441:
TGCTTCAAATCTAATGGGTAGTATTGGCGGTATTGCTGAATTAATCAAAGAATCAAAAACTAACTCAAAATAATTTGTTTAATATTAATGCCTCTATTTTAGCTATAATGATTAATGCTAATTTAGAGGCATTGTTCTAATATTTATTTAGATGGAAGGAAAAACGATGGCTGATAATTTTACAGTTATTTATTACTATCCTCATTGGATCTTTATCGCACTCGGCGGTATTTTGCTTATAGCTGAGTTACTCGGTACTGGAGGATATTTGCTTTGGAGTGGAATTGCAGCCATTTCTGTAGGACTCATTGCTTGGTTCATACCTTTTTTGTCCTGGCCAATTTTATGGATATTATTTTCAATTTTAACGCTGGTCTCTGCTTACCTTTGGTATGTATGGCTTAAAAGCAAAGGAAAACATCTTTCAAAAAAAGGCGAGCTCAATCAACCCCAACACGATCTTATTGGTATCAAAACAGTCGTCACAGATGCAATTGTTAATGGTTCTGGTCGAGTTAAAATAAAGGATGGTACATGGTCAGCAAGATGTAACAAAGATTTGTCTGTAGGTCAATCGGTTGTTGTTACTTCTGTCGATGGAATAATTTTAAATGTTGAACCTGTTATTTAATAATATTTAGTGTAAGAAAATAGAATTCTTCAATGGAATGTGACAATAAAATGCACCAAAATTTATGTAATCTTTATTGTGTAACAAAGCAGTATCATTGATTCGATACTATTAATCTTAAGATTTATTTATCCTATTAGCCAATAATGATTATTGGCTAATTTTTTAGTTAATAAACCTTTATTATTTGTCATAACAATCAAGATAAATTGTTCACCTTCGTTTTACTTATTAATGTGGCTTGCTTTTAAATTGAAAATTACATATAGAGAGTTATGCCGACAACGCTAAATTTCTTAATTTAACACGTTTTATTTAGGATATTGGAAACATTTTTTTCATTGCAAAAATAGAAAAGCTCAACAATGTCAGATTGTTGAGCTTTAACTAAAATAATTGGAGTTTACTGTCGGGAGGCAATATCACTATGACATCCCGATTCAGACCAATTAATGTGACATTGATGTTTTAACACCACCTTCTGGTATAGGAACATAAGCTGTTTCTTTATCTGTTCTTTGTTTATTGTTGCGAACTTTAAGCGCAGTTTTAATACCAAAGAAGATAATCGTGTATACCACAAGTAAGAATAATATACTTAATCCTGCATTCGTATAATTATTAATAATAATATGATGCATATTGTCA
This window encodes:
- a CDS encoding NfeD family protein; amino-acid sequence: MADNFTVIYYYPHWIFIALGGILLIAELLGTGGYLLWSGIAAISVGLIAWFIPFLSWPILWILFSILTLVSAYLWYVWLKSKGKHLSKKGELNQPQHDLIGIKTVVTDAIVNGSGRVKIKDGTWSARCNKDLSVGQSVVVTSVDGIILNVEPVI